Genomic DNA from Thermosipho ferrireducens:
TTCTATTGTCATTCCGAGCGAAGCGAGGAATCTTATTTTTTTATCAACCTCGCTAACTCTTGCTAAATCAAGATTCCTCGTCGCTTCACTCCTCGGAATGACATGGGAGGTGGATTTCTCGCCTTTACGCTCCTTGGAATGATACGGGAGATAGATTATTCGCTTTTACACTCCTTGGAATAACATGAGTAGGGGTCATGAAAAATAAGACAAAATATGTTAGAATATCACTTAGATGTTTCATTTTTAATAAATCTAATAGGGAGTGGAATAGATGCCAATTATTGTTTTATCCGGAGATTCTCTCTATCAAAAAAAGTTACTTATAGATTCGTATAAAAGTGCAGATTCAAAATATATAAAAATATACTCAGATGATACAGATAAACTGAAAATAATAGAAAACAGCATAAAAAACGTTGGACTATTTTCAAAGCGATGGTTAATTGATATAGTCGACTACGATAATTGGAAGTCCGGTGATAAAAAATTGTTACTTGAGTTATTAAACAATGTACCGGAATATGTATACATATTTCTTCAAAGTTCAAATTGTCTAAAAAACTTTGAATGCAAAAGTTTTAATTTACCAAAACCATGGGAAATAGAAAAGTGGATCTTATATATAGAATCTTTTATGAAAAACAAGAATTTGAATTACGATGAAAACGTACCAAAAATCCTCTGGGAATATATTGGGCCAAACGAATTGTCTCTTCATAACGAAATTGAAAAGTTATCAATAATAAACAAGAAAATAACTGTAGATGATGTGGAAAAATTGGTTCATAAACTTGCTTCTACAAGATTAGATGAATTTTGTTTTGCACTGACTGAAAAAAATAATGAAATATACAGATATATAAAAAGTATATTGAATGAATACGAACCATTAGTTGTTACCGCTGCGCTTGCAAGACATTTTATTGACCTTTTACATATAATTTCAAATGTGGAACTGAAAGATAAATATTCATGGAAAGAAATAACTTCCATTTCCAGAAATCTTAAGATACAACCTTCCAGAGTCGCAAGATTTCTGGGCTTCAAGTTTAAAACACAAAAGATTTCCCCTATAAATCATTTAAAAATTTACGATTACAAAAAGATAAGAGAAACAATTATTTCACTTTATAAGATGGAACGCTTGCTAAAAACAGGAGCAATTTCTGAAGTCGAATTAATAGATTTTGTCAAAAATTTCTCAGAGGAGGAATAACAAATGGAAAAATTTGTGTCAGTTGTCGAACGCAAAAGAAAACTTTTTATTGCTCTCATAATGATTTTCAACATTCTCGCGTTTTTTGGATTATTAAAGTTACGGTTAAATCCAGATTTTAAGGTGTTTATGGAAAGAGATTCTAAATATGTTTCCACACTCAATGATATTGAAAAATATTTCTCATCAAGCGATCAAATGAGTGTGATTATAGAAATGAAAACTGATCCATTAACAATCAACGGGCTAAGGAAAATAAAAGATATCCAGAAAAAACTTGAAAACATCGATGGAGTGGCAAGTGTTATTTCGCCTGTTCCCGACAAAATTCCTTTTGGTCTTACTCAAATAGATACCACACAAATTGATGAAAAAACAGCAAAAGTCGCAATAGATTTTATAAAAAAGATGAATATGGATAACATAATCAAAAAAAATGGAAAGTTTTATGTACAATTTTACATAATGCCAGATAAGCGTGGCACTGTTAAAAGAATTTCTAAATTATTAAATAATATACCCCATTATTTTGGAGGAACCACGTATCTTGAAGAAAAAATATCGAATTATTTACTATGGATAGTGCTTACTCTCCCTCCAATAGCAGTTATTACCATATTTTTGGTTTTTAAATGGCGATTAGGAAGTATGTGGGCAACATTTCTATCAATTGTTCCTGCGGGAATTGGTGCTCTGTGGACATTAGGATTTCTGGGCTGGTTAAAAGGAGAAGTATCTATACTTACAGTCTTAGTACCTATATTCACCATAGTTATGGGAAGCGCAGACGGCTTACATTTTGTCTCTCATTTCATGGACGAAAGAAAAACAAAAAATAATAGAGATGCTTTAGTAGAAGCACTGAGAAGTACCGGAGTTGCTTTAATTTTAACAACCATTACAACTGTTGCAGGTTTCTTATCTTTAACACTTATAAATTCTGATGCTATAGCAGAAATGGGGCTTTATGGTAGTGTGGGAATTGCTCTTGCTGGAATAGCAACATGGCTTGTATTACCACCTATTTTGATTAACACAACAAAAATCTCAGATGATAAAAATAAAGAAAGTAAAATTTCAACGTTCTTCGTACATTTAATGGGTAAAAAAGCAGTTTTAATTTCTCTTCTATTGGTATTGCTGTTTTTACCTGGTATTTTCTTTATAAATTCTGACTTTTATATGACAGACATTTACAAAAAATACACAGATGTCAGAAAAAATATCAACACAGTTCAGGAAATATTTGGCACTGCAACTCCTATATTCATTTTCTTTAAGTCAAAAGTTGATCCAGTTACGCCAATATTTGCAAATCAGGTTCTGAAACTGGAAAATGAACTTTTAAAGCTCCCTGAAATCAAAAAAGTAATATCCTTCTACGACGTTATGAGTAGAGTAAATGAAAAAATATTCAACAAAAAAGGATATCCCTCAAATCTTGGACAGGTGTTACTGCTTATGAAATTAATGCCGGATACATACAAAAATTTTCTAAACAGAAAAGAAAAAGCCGGTAGATTAATAGTTTTTCCAACGAAAATTTCCAGGAACAGTCTTAATAAAATTGAAAGTAAAATTTCTGAACCATTCAAACTCACAGGAGCTCCACTTATAATGAAAGAAATGAATGAAAAAATAGTACCTCAACAGGTCAAATCTCTCATGTTCGCTGTTGGAATGGTCTTTCTAATAGTTCTACTTAGAGTAAAAGATTTAAAAAAAGCATTTATCTCGATTATTCCTATATCTTTAACGCTAATTACTTTATTCGGTTTTATGGGATACACCGGCATAAAATTGAGTATAATAACCGCAACTATGGGAAGTATTGTCATAGGAGTTGGAATAGATTATGCAATACATTTCATAGAAAATTACGAATATAACAAAAATAAAGGTCTTTCTATAAAAAAAGCAATAGAAATTTCTTTTATGCACACCTCAAAACCTATTTTAGCCAATGCTCTTGGACTTTCAATAGGATTCACGGTAATGATTCTTTCGCCATTTATCATTCACACATATCTTGTAGAGATCATCTGGGTGTCAATGCTCTCAAGTTCATTTATGAGCTTAACACTTCTTCCAACACTTTTAAGATATGTCGACAGAAAAAAAGAAGCAAAAGTTTCAAAATAGTTTTCAAATTACATTTATCCTGATATATAAACATATACTTTGTTTCTCTTAAAAAAGAATTATTTTGTAGTATAATTAGATGTTAGGAGATAGATAAAATGTGGAGCAAAATATCAAATATTCTCAAAGAAAGGATGGAAACATCCAAAGATAGTTTGTTACAGATTTCTATAAAAACTGGCATAGATAAATTTACTCTTGAAAGATATTTAAGAGGAGACTTTAGTGGCCCGGGAATTTATATAAAACACCATTTGAAAAAACTGGAAGAATACTTCCAGATAAAAGAGGATTTATTAGAACTTTACGAGCAGGGACTAACTGAAGAGACAGCTTTAGAAGAGGAAACTCACAAAAAGTTTCGAACAAATCATAGGATAGGAATTAGAATATTCTTCTATTTGTTATTGTTTTTTGCAATTCTCATACTTATTTATTCCTATTTGATGTTCAGCAATATTTTGAAAACGGGATTGGTCACTTTGACACCTTTAAATGAACGAGTTATAGTAGATGGAAAATACTATGAAAACACAATAAATTTAGGAATAGGAGAATATTTAGTAGAAGGTCCAGCTATATTAAAAACAACAGATGGTTCTTCAAAAAAGATTCTTATGAAAAAGTACATGGTGGTGGTTAGATGGGTAAAGTAAGACATACAGATCTGGTAAATCTTGTAATGTTTTTCTTCTCTTCACAGGTTGAATACTGGTTTTCTGAAATTGAAAGTAGACTTGTGAAAATTTTTGGACCTATTGATTATAAATCAGAAATTTTAGATTTTGAAAAATACACCTTATACTACAACAAAGAAATGGGCGATGGAGTGAAAGGAATACTGGTAAGTTTTGAAAGATTGATACATCCCTATCAGCTGGCTGATATCAAATTAGAAACCAACAAAATAGAGCAGGAGTTCGCCGTGAATGGAAACCGTCGATTTAATATAGATCCCGGGTATGTTCACCACATGCAATTTGTCCTGGCTACTACTAAAATGTGGCCCCATAGAATTTACATAGGAAAAGGAATTTACGCTGAAACAACATTAATGTATGTAAATGGAAAATGGAAAGATTATGATTTTACCTATCCAAATTATAAAGAAGATGAATATAAAAGAGAGCTGGAAAAGATAAGAAAGCTATATCTTACAAAAAGGAAAAAATTTATAAAGTGAGGGAAAGAACGTGAAAATTTACATAGAAATGCTCGGTTGTCCTAAAAATGAAGCCGACTGTTCAAATTTAAAGGGATATCTAAAAAAATTAGGATACGAATTAGTTGATAATATTAATAAAGCAAACGCAGTAATCATTGATACATGTGGCTTTATACTTGAGGCAAAAAAAGAATCCATAGAAGAAATTTTATTAAATGTTGAACGAAAAAAGAAAGATAAAAATTATAAAGTATTTGTCACAGGATGCCTGGTGCAGAGATATAGCAAAGAGCTTGAAAAAGAAATCCCCGAAGTAGATGGATGGTATGGAATTTTACCTCCAAAAACAATAGCTGAAAAAATAGGAAAGGAAAAAAAATTAATATCTACCACACCTGAACCTATTTATCACTTTGAAGATAGAGTAGATGAAAGTTTTCAATATGCCTATGTAAAAATAGCGGATGGTTGTGATAGAGCATGCTCATTTTGTACCATTCCATACTTTAAAGGCCCTTTTAAAAGCAGAAATATTGAAGATATAAAAAAAGAAGTGGAAATATTAGTAAAACGTGGAAAAAAGGAAATAATTCTCGTCGCTCAGGATACTACAGGCTATGGGGTAGACATTTACGGAAAGCAGGCGCTGCCTGAATTATTAAAAACTTTAAACGATATAAAAGGAGATTTCTGGATAAGAGTTATGTATATGCATCCTGACCATATTACAGATGAAATTATAGATGCTTTTCAGTTCTCAAAAGTTTTAAAATATTTTGATGTTCCTGTTCAACACGGAAGTGATCAAATATTAACCATGATGAATAGAACAAAAAAGTCAGAGGATCTGAAAAAACTTATCAACAAAATAAGAAATATATATCCACAGGCCATCGTAAGAACAAGTATAATTGTAGGTTTTCCAGGAGAAACAGATGAAGATTTTGAAAAACTTCTGGAATTTGTAAATGAGATGGAATTTGACAGACTTGGAACTTTTATTTACTCAGATGAAGAAGAGGCATCATCTTATACGCTGGACAAAAAAGTAAGCCGCGAAATTGCCCAGGAAAGGCTTGACATACTCATGGAAGCTCAGGCCAGAATATCTTTTGAAAAAAACCAAAAATACTTAGGAAGAAAAATAAAAGTCCTCTTTGATGAAGAAAATGATGGAGTACTTCTTGGCCGTTCATATATGGATGCACCTGAAATTGATGGAAATATTTTTGTAAAAGGAAATTACAGGGAAGGTTTTTGTACAGTAAAAATCAACGCAGCAGATGTCTATGACCTGGAAGGAGAGTTAGTAGAGGAGGGTTAATATTGAATGTACCAAATACTATAACGTGGGGCCGTATATTTCTAACCGGTATTATTGTAACCTTCATGATCTTTGAAAAATATCAAACTGCTTTTATTCTTTTTTTAATAGCAGCATTGAGCGATTACGCAGATGGTTATTTTGCTCGAAAACTCAACCAGGTGACCACTTTTGGAAAAGTGTTTGACCAAATGAGTGATAAGATTTTGATTACAAGTGTTATGATTATTATGGTGGAAAAATCTTTCCTGCCAGGATGGATAGTTGTTACCATTGTATTTAGAGATACTATTGTTAGCGCTGTAAGAATGACAGCTTCAACCACAGGGAAAGTCATTGCAGCAAATTATTTTGGTAAAATCAAAACAGTTTTTCAAATGGCACTGGTGATAGGGATATTCCTACAAATGGGAAATCTGGGAGACTTTTACATGCTAAACACTATTTTAGAATATGTTGTAGTATTTTTTACCATTTTATCTGGTTTTATTTATGTGTATCAAAACAGAAGTGTATTAAAGGGGTGAGTAAATGCGTACTTTTATAGCTTTGGATATAAACAATGATGTAAAGCAAACTGCTAATGATACTATATCTAAACTCATGCGAATGGGATTCAAAGCCTCATGGGTAAAACCAGAAAACATGCATCTTACATTGTTCTTTCTGGGGGATGTCAGGGAGTCTTTAATTGATAACATGGCTGAACATCTTAACAAACGATTGGCAGGTTTCCCTTCATTTTCCATCGAAATTTCCGGGTTTGGTTACTTTAGGTTCCGCAATCGGCCACGGGTAGTTTTTTTGAAAGTGGTGCCCAGTAAAGCACTTCAGACGTTGTATTTAGAGATGAGATCTGAGTTGAAAAAATTAAAAATTCCATTTGATGACCAGGGAAATTTTGTACCTCATATAACTCTGGGAAGAGTCAAAGAGAGTCCAGAAAAATGGGAAAACTTACTAAAAGGAATAACAGTGCCAAAAATCTTAGTAGCAGTAGACAGCTTCACAATATACTCTTCTACGTTAACACCAAGAGGCCCCATTTACAATTGGATTTACAGGTCGAAATTTGAAGGAGGTTTGATGAAGAATGAGCGATAATAAAAAGTTTGAAGTTTTGAAAAAGGCCATAAGTAAAATCGAAAAAACTTATGGTAAAGGTTCTATAATGCTCTTAGGTGAAGGTGCAAGTATCCAGAAAGTAGACGTAATACCAAGTGGATCTGTGGCTATTGATGTAGCTTCAGGGGTAGGCGGATACCCAAGAGGTCGAATAATAGAAATATACGGTCCAGAATCCAGTGGTAAAACTACAATAGCTCTCCACGCTATTGCTTCAGCTCAAAAAAACGGTGGAGTCGCAGCATTCATAGATGCCGAGCACGCCCTTGATCCAACTTATGCAAAAAATTTAGGTGTGGATACATCAAACCTGTTGATTGCTCAACCAGATTATGGAGAACAGGCTCTTGAAATAGTGGATGAACTTGTTAGAAGTAATGCCGTTGACCTTGTAGTCGTAGATTCAGTCGCTGCTCTTGTACCAAGGGCTGAAATTGAAGGTGCCATGGGGGATATGCAGGTAGGTCTTCAGGCGAGGTTAATGTCCCAGGCTTTAAGAAAATTGGCTGGAAACATAAATAAGTCGAAGGCAGTTATAATTTTCATAAATCAAACAAGGATGAAAATAGGAGTAATGTACGGAAATCCCGAAACAACGACAGGTGGTGTAGCTTTAAAGTTCTATTCCACCATGAGATTAGAAGTAAGGACTATTGGAAAAATTACAGAGGGTCAGACTCACATAGGGAACGAAGTCAAAGTCAAATTTGTTAAAAATAAAGTTGCTCCTCCTTTCAAAGAAGCTATAGTTGATGTTATATATGGAAAAGGAATCGTAAGAGAATATGAATTGTTTAATCTGGCAATTGATGAAGGATTCATTCAAAGAAGAGGCAGCTGGTTCTCTTACAAAGATTCAAAGGGAACCGAGCACTCCTTAGGTCAGGGAAAAAATAATTCTATAGAATACCTAACAAATCACCCGGAACTAATTGATGAAATAGAAGAAAGAATAAAAGAAAAACATGGAATTAATATGGAGAAAAAGATAATTGAAGTTGAAAAAAATGAAAAGAAATCCAATAAATGACGCTTTAAGACTTTTAAAATTTAGGGCAAGATCTGAAAATGAAATCAAGACAAGATTGAAACAGAAGGGTTATTCCAGGGAAGAGATAGAACAAACCATAGCTTTTCTCAAAGAAAAAGGATATTTAGATGATGAGAAATTTGCGTATCTTTTTGCATATGACGCACTCACACTAAAAAAACACGGCCCATTCAAAATAAAGTGGGAATTACGCAAACTTGGCGTAGATGAATATATTATAGAAGATACTATCTCAAAAATACTGGAAGAAGTTGATATTGAGGAAATTAAAAGAGAACTTACAAAAGGTTTAGAACCAAAAAAAGCCAGAGAATTACTATATAGAAAAGGATTTGGAGGTGAATAATTATGTTAACATATATACTAACTGCTTTAGGGGTTGTTATTGGCTTATTATTCGGATATGTTATTGCCAGGAGAAAAATAGAACATGAGTTGCTCATCTCAAGAAAAGATGCAGAACACATAATTAAAGAAGCTGAAAAAGAAGCTAATGAAATTAAGAAAAGAGCAGTAATAGAATCCCGCGAAGAACTACACAAACTAAGAGAAGAATGGGAAAAAGAAAGAAGGATTCGCGAAGAGGAATTAAGACATAATGAAGAAAGACTATTAAAAAGAGAAGAAATGCTCGCAAAAAGAGAAGAACTCCTTGATAAAAAGGAAAATTACATAGAAAATCTCAGAGTAGAATTGGAAACAAGACAGAAAGAAATAGCTGAAAAAGAACGTGTTCTTGAGGAAAAATTTCAAAAGCTTGCTGGTATAACTCAGGAACAGGCAAGAGAAATGGTTCTTCAAGAAGCAAGAGAACGGTACGAACATGAAATTGCCAAAGTTTATTCTCAAATAAAAATGAGATACGAAGAAGATGCAGAAAAGTATGCAAAAAAGGTTATAGCCGATGCTATTCAACGATATGCCCCGGAATATGCGGGCGAAATTACCGTTAGTACTATAATGCTACCAAATGACGACATGAAAGGACGACTCATAGGAAGAGAAGGAAGAAATATTAGAGCATTTGAAAAAGTAACAGGAGTAGATCTCATAATAGATGATACTCCGGAAATGGTAACAGTTAGCTGTTTTAATCCTCTAAGGCGCGAAATTGCAAGAAGAACTGTTGAAAAGCTTGTAGCCGATGGAAGAATTCATCCAACAAGAATAGAAGAAATGTATGAAAAATCTAAATCAGAAGTTGAAAAACTTATCAAAGAAGCGGGACAGGAAGCAACCTTTGTAACAGGTGTCGGAGGATTACACCCTGAAATTATAAAACTTCTTGGACGGTTAAAATTCAGGACAAGTTACGGTCAGAACGTCCTTTCTCACTCGATTGAAGTAGCTTTAATAGCTGGACTAATTGCCTCCGAACTCGGATTAAACGTAGAAAAGGCAAAAAGAGGAGCACTATTACATGATATAGGTAAGGCTCTTGACCATGAAGTTGAAGGTTCACATACCGTTATTGGCGCTGAAATCTTGAAAAGATACGGTGAAACAAGAGATGTTATTAACATGGTAATGGCACATCATGGTGAAGAAGAACCAATGAGCCCTGAAGCAGTTATAGTTGCAGCAGCAGATGCTCTTTCAGCTGCAAGACCGGGAGCAAGACGTGAAGACGTTGAAAACTACATAAAGAGATTAATAAAATTAGAAGAAATAGCGAAAAGCTTTAAATACGTTGAAAATGCGTATGCAATACAGGCTGGTAGAGAAGTAAGAGTAATAGTTCAACCTGATAAAGTTGATGACACTCTTGCAGAAAAGTTGTCACATGATATTGCAATGAAAATAGAGGAAGAACTTCAATACCCTGGCGTTTTGAAAGTAGTTGTAATTAGAGAAAAACGAAGTGTTGCATATGCCAAGTAAGTAAATAAGTAAAAATCCCGCACCATCTGTGCGGGATTTATTTTCATTACCCAATTAAATTAAAACTGCATCCTCATAATTTCCCTATATGCGTCCACAATTCTGTTTCTCACTTCAACAGTAAGTCTTAAAGAAATAGAGGCTTTTTCCGCTTCAATTATTACTTCATGAATATTACTTATTTTTCCTGTTGCAAAATCATCAGCCATTTTTTCAGCCTTTTTTTGCTGCTCATTCACATTTTTAAGAGCATCATTCAAAACTCTGGTAAAATCAGGTGCTTTGGAATTTTTTGTTATATTTGGTTTTAAATTATTATAATTTCCTACCCCATTTATCTTATCTATCATAAAAATCACCTCCCAATTTGCAGCGCACTGGTTATCATAGCCTTTGTAGTATTAAATGCTGTAACATTTGCTTCATACGCTCTTTGAGCGTTTATCATATCCACCATTTCTCGAACGACATTCACATTTGGAAGCTTCACATACCCATTTTCATCCGCGTCTGGATGAGTGGGATCATATACTATTCTAAACGGAGACCTGTCTTCATATATCTCCTTAACTATAACTCCTCCATTTTCGACTTTCCCTTTGACAGTTCTCAGTAATTCTTGAAACACTGGAACTTTCCTTCTATATGGTTCTCCATTTTCTGTTCTTGTTGTTTCTGAATTTGCAATATTATTCGATATTATATCAATTCTTAATCTTTGAGCGGACATCCCCGTAGCTGAAATTGTCATTATGTTAAACTCGTTCATTCAAAACACTCTCCTTTTACTTATAAAATCCCTTTTTTCTTATTATCTTACACCTCGAACAACAGCGTTGTATCTATCGATGTTGGAAGTCA
This window encodes:
- a CDS encoding efflux RND transporter permease subunit, encoding MEKFVSVVERKRKLFIALIMIFNILAFFGLLKLRLNPDFKVFMERDSKYVSTLNDIEKYFSSSDQMSVIIEMKTDPLTINGLRKIKDIQKKLENIDGVASVISPVPDKIPFGLTQIDTTQIDEKTAKVAIDFIKKMNMDNIIKKNGKFYVQFYIMPDKRGTVKRISKLLNNIPHYFGGTTYLEEKISNYLLWIVLTLPPIAVITIFLVFKWRLGSMWATFLSIVPAGIGALWTLGFLGWLKGEVSILTVLVPIFTIVMGSADGLHFVSHFMDERKTKNNRDALVEALRSTGVALILTTITTVAGFLSLTLINSDAIAEMGLYGSVGIALAGIATWLVLPPILINTTKISDDKNKESKISTFFVHLMGKKAVLISLLLVLLFLPGIFFINSDFYMTDIYKKYTDVRKNINTVQEIFGTATPIFIFFKSKVDPVTPIFANQVLKLENELLKLPEIKKVISFYDVMSRVNEKIFNKKGYPSNLGQVLLLMKLMPDTYKNFLNRKEKAGRLIVFPTKISRNSLNKIESKISEPFKLTGAPLIMKEMNEKIVPQQVKSLMFAVGMVFLIVLLRVKDLKKAFISIIPISLTLITLFGFMGYTGIKLSIITATMGSIVIGVGIDYAIHFIENYEYNKNKGLSIKKAIEISFMHTSKPILANALGLSIGFTVMILSPFIIHTYLVEIIWVSMLSSSFMSLTLLPTLLRYVDRKKEAKVSK
- the rny gene encoding ribonuclease Y → MLTYILTALGVVIGLLFGYVIARRKIEHELLISRKDAEHIIKEAEKEANEIKKRAVIESREELHKLREEWEKERRIREEELRHNEERLLKREEMLAKREELLDKKENYIENLRVELETRQKEIAEKERVLEEKFQKLAGITQEQAREMVLQEARERYEHEIAKVYSQIKMRYEEDAEKYAKKVIADAIQRYAPEYAGEITVSTIMLPNDDMKGRLIGREGRNIRAFEKVTGVDLIIDDTPEMVTVSCFNPLRREIARRTVEKLVADGRIHPTRIEEMYEKSKSEVEKLIKEAGQEATFVTGVGGLHPEIIKLLGRLKFRTSYGQNVLSHSIEVALIAGLIASELGLNVEKAKRGALLHDIGKALDHEVEGSHTVIGAEILKRYGETRDVINMVMAHHGEEEPMSPEAVIVAAADALSAARPGARREDVENYIKRLIKLEEIAKSFKYVENAYAIQAGREVRVIVQPDKVDDTLAEKLSHDIAMKIEEELQYPGVLKVVVIREKRSVAYAK
- a CDS encoding regulatory protein RecX, translated to MKRNPINDALRLLKFRARSENEIKTRLKQKGYSREEIEQTIAFLKEKGYLDDEKFAYLFAYDALTLKKHGPFKIKWELRKLGVDEYIIEDTISKILEEVDIEEIKRELTKGLEPKKARELLYRKGFGGE
- the holA gene encoding DNA polymerase III subunit delta; translated protein: MPIIVLSGDSLYQKKLLIDSYKSADSKYIKIYSDDTDKLKIIENSIKNVGLFSKRWLIDIVDYDNWKSGDKKLLLELLNNVPEYVYIFLQSSNCLKNFECKSFNLPKPWEIEKWILYIESFMKNKNLNYDENVPKILWEYIGPNELSLHNEIEKLSIINKKITVDDVEKLVHKLASTRLDEFCFALTEKNNEIYRYIKSILNEYEPLVVTAALARHFIDLLHIISNVELKDKYSWKEITSISRNLKIQPSRVARFLGFKFKTQKISPINHLKIYDYKKIRETIISLYKMERLLKTGAISEVELIDFVKNFSEEE
- the fliE gene encoding flagellar hook-basal body complex protein FliE, with translation MIDKINGVGNYNNLKPNITKNSKAPDFTRVLNDALKNVNEQQKKAEKMADDFATGKISNIHEVIIEAEKASISLRLTVEVRNRIVDAYREIMRMQF
- the thpR gene encoding RNA 2',3'-cyclic phosphodiesterase; the protein is MRTFIALDINNDVKQTANDTISKLMRMGFKASWVKPENMHLTLFFLGDVRESLIDNMAEHLNKRLAGFPSFSIEISGFGYFRFRNRPRVVFLKVVPSKALQTLYLEMRSELKKLKIPFDDQGNFVPHITLGRVKESPEKWENLLKGITVPKILVAVDSFTIYSSTLTPRGPIYNWIYRSKFEGGLMKNER
- the rimO gene encoding 30S ribosomal protein S12 methylthiotransferase RimO, which translates into the protein MKIYIEMLGCPKNEADCSNLKGYLKKLGYELVDNINKANAVIIDTCGFILEAKKESIEEILLNVERKKKDKNYKVFVTGCLVQRYSKELEKEIPEVDGWYGILPPKTIAEKIGKEKKLISTTPEPIYHFEDRVDESFQYAYVKIADGCDRACSFCTIPYFKGPFKSRNIEDIKKEVEILVKRGKKEIILVAQDTTGYGVDIYGKQALPELLKTLNDIKGDFWIRVMYMHPDHITDEIIDAFQFSKVLKYFDVPVQHGSDQILTMMNRTKKSEDLKKLINKIRNIYPQAIVRTSIIVGFPGETDEDFEKLLEFVNEMEFDRLGTFIYSDEEEASSYTLDKKVSREIAQERLDILMEAQARISFEKNQKYLGRKIKVLFDEENDGVLLGRSYMDAPEIDGNIFVKGNYREGFCTVKINAADVYDLEGELVEEG
- the pgsA gene encoding CDP-diacylglycerol--glycerol-3-phosphate 3-phosphatidyltransferase — protein: MNVPNTITWGRIFLTGIIVTFMIFEKYQTAFILFLIAALSDYADGYFARKLNQVTTFGKVFDQMSDKILITSVMIIMVEKSFLPGWIVVTIVFRDTIVSAVRMTASTTGKVIAANYFGKIKTVFQMALVIGIFLQMGNLGDFYMLNTILEYVVVFFTILSGFIYVYQNRSVLKG
- the recA gene encoding recombinase RecA, yielding MSDNKKFEVLKKAISKIEKTYGKGSIMLLGEGASIQKVDVIPSGSVAIDVASGVGGYPRGRIIEIYGPESSGKTTIALHAIASAQKNGGVAAFIDAEHALDPTYAKNLGVDTSNLLIAQPDYGEQALEIVDELVRSNAVDLVVVDSVAALVPRAEIEGAMGDMQVGLQARLMSQALRKLAGNINKSKAVIIFINQTRMKIGVMYGNPETTTGGVALKFYSTMRLEVRTIGKITEGQTHIGNEVKVKFVKNKVAPPFKEAIVDVIYGKGIVREYELFNLAIDEGFIQRRGSWFSYKDSKGTEHSLGQGKNNSIEYLTNHPELIDEIEERIKEKHGINMEKKIIEVEKNEKKSNK
- the flgC gene encoding flagellar basal body rod protein FlgC, yielding MNEFNIMTISATGMSAQRLRIDIISNNIANSETTRTENGEPYRRKVPVFQELLRTVKGKVENGGVIVKEIYEDRSPFRIVYDPTHPDADENGYVKLPNVNVVREMVDMINAQRAYEANVTAFNTTKAMITSALQIGR
- a CDS encoding DUF4416 family protein → MGKVRHTDLVNLVMFFFSSQVEYWFSEIESRLVKIFGPIDYKSEILDFEKYTLYYNKEMGDGVKGILVSFERLIHPYQLADIKLETNKIEQEFAVNGNRRFNIDPGYVHHMQFVLATTKMWPHRIYIGKGIYAETTLMYVNGKWKDYDFTYPNYKEDEYKRELEKIRKLYLTKRKKFIK